One segment of Trichlorobacter ammonificans DNA contains the following:
- a CDS encoding ribose-phosphate pyrophosphokinase, with protein MYDKIRVFSGNSNPALAQRICEVLGVPLGNAGVKTFSDGEVMVEIRENVRGRDVYLVQSTCAPTNNNLMELLVMMDAMKRASAATITAVIPYYGYARQDRKAAPRTPISAKLVADLLTTAGADRVVTIDLHAGQIQGFFDIPVDNLYAAPVMLSYLKERFAGQNVVMVSPDAGGAERARAFAKRLECPMAMIDKRRTAPNVAEVMHLIGDVKDKIAIILDDMIDTAGTLTQAAGALKQNGAAAIFACATHGVLSGPAIDRINGSVIEEVVLTDTVPLGDKGARTSKVKVLSVASLLAEAIRRIHEDESVSSLFD; from the coding sequence GCAGAGAATCTGCGAAGTGCTGGGAGTACCTCTGGGCAATGCCGGCGTCAAAACCTTTTCCGATGGCGAGGTAATGGTGGAGATCCGGGAGAACGTCCGGGGACGGGACGTCTACTTGGTGCAGTCCACCTGCGCCCCTACCAACAACAACCTGATGGAGCTGCTGGTGATGATGGATGCCATGAAGCGCGCTTCCGCTGCCACCATCACCGCCGTCATCCCCTACTACGGCTATGCCCGCCAGGATCGGAAGGCGGCACCCCGTACGCCGATTTCCGCCAAGCTGGTGGCGGACCTGCTCACCACCGCCGGTGCCGACCGGGTGGTGACCATTGATCTGCACGCCGGCCAGATTCAGGGGTTTTTCGATATTCCGGTGGACAACCTCTATGCGGCGCCGGTGATGCTCTCCTACCTGAAGGAGCGGTTTGCCGGGCAGAACGTGGTCATGGTCAGCCCCGACGCCGGCGGCGCCGAGCGGGCACGGGCTTTTGCCAAGCGTCTGGAGTGTCCGATGGCGATGATCGACAAGCGGCGTACCGCTCCCAACGTTGCCGAGGTGATGCACCTGATCGGCGATGTCAAGGACAAGATCGCCATCATCCTTGACGACATGATCGACACCGCCGGCACCCTGACCCAGGCTGCCGGAGCGCTCAAGCAGAACGGGGCGGCAGCCATTTTCGCCTGCGCCACCCACGGCGTGCTCTCCGGTCCGGCCATTGACCGGATCAACGGCTCGGTGATCGAGGAAGTCGTGCTGACGGATACGGTTCCGCTCGGCGACAAGGGCGCGCGCACCTCCAAGGTCAAGGTGCTGTCCGTCGCCTCGTTGCTGGCAGAGGCGATCAGGCGTATTCACGAAGACGAATCGGTCAGTTCGCTGTTCGATTGA
- a CDS encoding 50S ribosomal protein L25 yields the protein MQQTQMTVEIRTSTGKGISRKLRAAGRIPGVVYGRGMEPVAVSIEPKALAAAVAGEGGMNNLITLQCNGDLNQAVVIVADLQRDPLKGTAEHVDLHRVNMSEKVRVNVPILLKGTAAGVKEGGLLDVDTHTLHVECLPGQIPEHIEVDVTNLKIGQTLHVQDLVLPAGVKCLGNATNPIVGVLGKAKEEAAAE from the coding sequence ATGCAACAGACACAAATGACAGTGGAAATCCGTACCAGCACCGGCAAGGGAATCAGCCGTAAACTGCGTGCAGCCGGCCGTATTCCCGGCGTTGTCTATGGACGCGGCATGGAGCCGGTAGCGGTCAGTATCGAACCCAAGGCCCTGGCAGCCGCCGTTGCCGGGGAAGGCGGCATGAACAACCTGATCACCCTGCAGTGCAACGGTGACCTGAATCAGGCGGTGGTGATCGTTGCCGACCTGCAGCGGGATCCCCTGAAGGGCACTGCCGAGCACGTTGACCTGCACCGGGTGAACATGTCCGAGAAGGTGCGGGTGAACGTGCCGATTCTGCTGAAAGGAACGGCAGCCGGGGTTAAGGAGGGCGGTCTGCTGGACGTGGATACTCACACGCTGCATGTGGAATGTCTTCCGGGCCAGATTCCGGAGCATATTGAGGTCGATGTGACCAACCTCAAGATCGGCCAGACACTGCATGTGCAGGATCTTGTGCTGCCTGCCGGGGTTAAGTGCCTGGGCAATGCCACCAATCCGATTGTTGGCGTGCTGGGCAAGGCCAAGGAAGAGGCGGCAGCCGAGTAA
- the pth gene encoding aminoacyl-tRNA hydrolase — METLLIAGLGNPGPKYHWTRHNAGFLFLDRIAALEGISLARKQFGGLTGVWERKDKRLVLLQPQTFMNLSGRSVLPALQFYKLKPEQLIVVHDEVDLPLGTVRLKQGGGHGGHNGLRSIMELLGKGDFLRLRIGIGKPQFGEVSDYVLGTFPPAEMEIVARVLDGALDMLETALDAGVPKAMSLYNNRNYREG, encoded by the coding sequence ATGGAAACACTTCTCATCGCAGGGCTGGGCAATCCCGGCCCCAAGTATCACTGGACCCGCCACAACGCGGGTTTTCTGTTTCTGGACCGGATTGCGGCCCTGGAAGGGATATCCCTTGCCCGCAAGCAATTCGGCGGCCTGACCGGTGTCTGGGAGCGCAAGGACAAGCGGCTGGTGCTGCTGCAACCCCAGACCTTCATGAACCTCTCCGGTCGCTCGGTGTTGCCGGCGCTGCAGTTCTACAAGCTGAAGCCCGAGCAGTTGATCGTGGTGCATGACGAGGTGGACCTGCCCCTGGGAACGGTCCGCCTGAAGCAGGGGGGGGGACACGGCGGCCACAACGGCCTGCGCTCCATCATGGAACTGCTGGGCAAGGGCGACTTCCTGCGGCTGCGGATCGGCATCGGCAAGCCGCAGTTCGGTGAGGTCAGCGATTACGTGCTGGGCACCTTTCCCCCTGCAGAGATGGAGATCGTGGCCCGTGTGCTGGACGGTGCTCTCGACATGCTGGAAACCGCCCTGGACGCAGGGGTGCCCAAGGCGATGAGCCTCTATAACAACAGGAACTACCGGGAAGGATAA
- the ychF gene encoding redox-regulated ATPase YchF, which yields MGFNCGIVGLPNVGKSTIFNAITSAGAESANYPFCTIDPNVGIVQVPDPRIDQLAGIVNPQKCQYTTIEFVDIAGLVKGASAGEGLGNQFLGHIRSVDAVVHVVRCFDDANVVHVAGKVSPADDIEVINTELALADLDTLEKKVLRAEKLARSGDKKAKEEVTFYERVKGLLEQGKKVRDCAENEDERLWLRDLHLLTAKPVLYVANVAEDDLAGSHPFVAQVRDIAAAEAAGVVVICGKLESEIAELEGEEKQAFLQEMGLEESGLDRLIRAGYDLLGLITYFTAGVKEVRAWTITRGTKAPQAAGVIHSDFEKGFIRAEVIGFDDYIACSGEAGAKEKGLMRLEGKEYVVKDGDVMHFRFNV from the coding sequence ATGGGTTTCAACTGCGGCATCGTCGGCCTGCCCAACGTGGGCAAGTCCACCATTTTCAACGCCATCACCTCCGCCGGGGCCGAGTCGGCCAACTATCCCTTCTGCACCATTGACCCCAATGTGGGGATCGTGCAGGTGCCGGATCCGCGCATCGATCAACTGGCAGGTATCGTTAATCCCCAGAAGTGTCAGTACACCACCATCGAGTTCGTCGATATCGCCGGTCTGGTGAAAGGGGCCAGCGCCGGTGAAGGGCTGGGGAACCAGTTTTTGGGACATATCCGCTCGGTGGATGCCGTGGTGCATGTGGTGCGCTGCTTCGACGACGCCAATGTGGTGCATGTGGCCGGCAAAGTTTCTCCTGCCGACGATATCGAGGTGATCAATACCGAACTGGCTCTGGCCGACCTGGATACCCTGGAGAAGAAAGTACTGCGTGCCGAGAAGCTGGCCCGCAGCGGCGACAAGAAGGCCAAGGAGGAAGTGACCTTCTACGAGCGGGTAAAGGGGCTGCTGGAACAGGGAAAAAAAGTGCGTGATTGCGCCGAGAACGAGGACGAGCGGCTCTGGCTGCGGGACCTGCATCTGCTCACCGCCAAGCCGGTACTCTACGTGGCCAACGTTGCCGAGGACGACTTGGCCGGCAGTCACCCCTTTGTGGCCCAAGTGCGCGACATTGCCGCTGCCGAAGCTGCCGGTGTGGTGGTGATCTGCGGCAAGCTGGAATCGGAAATCGCCGAGCTGGAAGGGGAGGAGAAGCAGGCATTCCTGCAGGAGATGGGACTTGAGGAGTCGGGACTGGACCGGCTGATCCGCGCCGGCTACGACCTGCTGGGGCTGATCACCTACTTTACCGCCGGGGTCAAGGAGGTGCGGGCTTGGACCATTACCAGGGGGACCAAGGCGCCCCAGGCGGCCGGCGTGATCCACTCCGACTTTGAAAAAGGGTTCATCCGGGCCGAGGTGATCGGTTTCGACGACTACATCGCCTGCAGCGGCGAGGCCGGTGCGAAGGAAAAGGGTTTGATGCGGCTGGAGGGGAAGGAGTACGTCGTGAAGGACGGCGATGTGATGCACTTCCGGTTCAACGTGTAG
- the rbr gene encoding rubrerythrin has product MAASVKGTKTEKNLLKSFAGESQARNRYTYFAAVAKKEGYVQIADIFEETAHQEKEHAKRFFKFLEGGDLEITACFPAGKIGTTAENLLAAACGEHEEHTELYPAFAATAREEGFVEIAAVWNAISVAEKQHEKRYRDLLANLEAGRVFVRDRVVVWRCRNCGYLHSSTDAPEICAACAHPKAHFELLAENW; this is encoded by the coding sequence ATGGCAGCATCAGTCAAGGGGACCAAAACGGAAAAAAACCTGTTGAAATCCTTTGCCGGCGAGAGCCAGGCCCGTAATCGCTATACCTATTTTGCCGCTGTGGCGAAAAAAGAGGGCTACGTCCAGATCGCCGATATCTTTGAAGAGACCGCCCACCAGGAGAAGGAGCATGCCAAGCGTTTCTTCAAGTTTCTGGAGGGGGGAGATCTGGAGATAACCGCCTGTTTTCCGGCGGGAAAAATCGGTACTACCGCGGAAAACCTGCTGGCCGCGGCCTGCGGCGAACATGAGGAGCATACCGAGCTGTACCCGGCCTTTGCCGCAACCGCCAGGGAGGAGGGATTTGTTGAGATCGCTGCGGTCTGGAATGCCATCTCCGTGGCGGAGAAACAGCATGAGAAGCGGTACCGCGACCTGCTGGCCAACCTTGAGGCGGGCCGGGTCTTTGTCCGCGACCGGGTGGTGGTCTGGCGCTGCCGCAACTGCGGGTATCTGCACAGTAGCACCGACGCTCCCGAAATCTGCGCGGCCTGCGCCCATCCCAAGGCCCATTTCGAACTGCTGGCGGAAAACTGGTAG
- a CDS encoding desulfoferrodoxin — MPKRLEVYKCQHCGNIIEVMVGGGASIVCCGENMQLQTENTVDASKEKHVPVIEKGNGTITVKVGSVAHPMEEKHYIQWIELIADGKVYRQFLEPGQAPEATFCVTAQNVTAREYCNLHGQWKSEA, encoded by the coding sequence ATGCCGAAGCGTCTTGAAGTGTACAAGTGTCAACATTGCGGCAACATCATCGAAGTCATGGTCGGCGGCGGCGCCAGCATTGTCTGCTGCGGCGAGAACATGCAGCTCCAGACGGAAAACACGGTTGACGCCTCGAAAGAGAAGCATGTACCGGTGATCGAAAAGGGGAACGGCACCATCACGGTCAAGGTGGGGAGCGTTGCCCATCCGATGGAGGAGAAACATTACATCCAGTGGATCGAACTGATTGCCGACGGCAAGGTCTACCGCCAGTTCCTGGAGCCGGGACAGGCGCCGGAAGCCACCTTCTGCGTCACCGCACAGAACGTTACGGCCCGTGAGTACTGTAACCTTCACGGCCAGTGGAAATCCGAGGCCTAG
- the lptF gene encoding LPS export ABC transporter permease LptF, with protein MRHRIISRYLIREIAGIFILGLVIFTLVLLMGRMVKLMEMVVSHGMPFSEVARLIALLLPSFLVLTIPMAFLLAVLLAFGRLSSDNEITVLKAGGLSLHALLPPVLIAAVLAAGLTLFVSLVAVPWGNSGFKRMTVEIARTYAATAIQERIFRDDIPGIVLYVDHFDEATRRMERVMIQDGRNPERPLTIFAQNGVVAPDDASGDLRILLRSGSIHTSGSGGDYRLITFDEYHLSAEVGRRSAPARSEIDMGVAELYRSARNPQLPYPLRTRMLTELHSRFAFPCAVFVFALLALPLGLQNRRSGKTSGFTVSILILLLYYVLLTFLRTLAEKGAIPPFAAAWLPNLLFGGIGFALLRLAAAERNLRDILTGWVPGKRRGA; from the coding sequence ATGAGACACCGTATCATCAGCCGTTACCTGATCCGCGAGATCGCGGGCATCTTTATTCTCGGCCTCGTCATATTCACGCTGGTGCTGCTGATGGGCCGCATGGTCAAGCTGATGGAAATGGTGGTGTCGCACGGCATGCCGTTCTCCGAGGTGGCACGACTGATCGCCCTGCTGCTTCCTTCCTTCCTGGTCCTGACCATTCCCATGGCCTTTCTGCTGGCGGTACTGCTGGCCTTTGGCCGACTGTCCAGCGACAACGAAATCACCGTGCTGAAAGCGGGGGGCTTGAGCCTGCATGCGCTGCTGCCGCCGGTGCTGATCGCCGCCGTTCTGGCGGCGGGGCTGACCCTTTTCGTCAGCCTGGTGGCGGTGCCGTGGGGCAACAGCGGTTTCAAGCGCATGACGGTGGAAATTGCCCGTACCTACGCCGCTACGGCGATCCAGGAGCGGATATTCCGGGACGATATTCCCGGCATCGTACTCTACGTCGATCATTTTGACGAAGCAACGCGACGGATGGAACGGGTCATGATCCAGGACGGTCGCAATCCGGAGCGCCCCCTGACCATTTTTGCCCAAAACGGCGTCGTGGCGCCGGATGATGCCAGCGGTGACCTGCGCATCCTGTTGCGCTCGGGCAGTATCCATACCTCTGGTTCCGGCGGGGACTACCGTCTGATCACCTTTGACGAGTATCACCTGAGTGCCGAGGTGGGCCGGAGAAGCGCACCCGCCCGCAGCGAGATCGATATGGGAGTTGCCGAGCTGTACCGCTCGGCCCGGAATCCACAGCTGCCGTACCCGCTTCGGACCAGGATGCTGACCGAACTGCACAGCCGCTTTGCCTTTCCCTGCGCCGTCTTTGTTTTCGCCCTGCTGGCGCTCCCCCTGGGACTGCAGAACCGCCGCTCCGGCAAGACTTCCGGCTTCACGGTCAGCATCCTGATCCTGTTGCTTTACTACGTTTTGCTCACTTTTCTGCGTACCCTGGCGGAAAAAGGTGCTATTCCCCCCTTCGCGGCTGCCTGGCTGCCCAACCTGCTGTTCGGCGGTATCGGTTTCGCCCTGCTCCGGCTGGCTGCTGCGGAGCGAAATCTGCGGGATATCCTGACCGGCTGGGTGCCGGGGAAACGGAGGGGGGCCTGA
- the lptG gene encoding LPS export ABC transporter permease LptG, producing the protein MGIVSRYVARTWCRLFVVCQGGFLTVYLILDFMEKLGRFLKAGASFGQIGTFFLFKIPEMVGQTMPFAVLMATLLALGLLSRSSELTALRSCGRSIPQIVMPILLLGAVCSGFMLFNAEFVVPDSYRRMEYVEKVLIRKQGINTFFRLNNIWFRSEERILQASVFDPQARMLKGVTVWELSPAMEPLRRLDAEQAVPVAGGWRLERVTDRTFSSGGAVRKLAVLALPLSLKVDDLRVLDNNADNLSFRQLREYAHSLEKGGYAAGRWLTMMHAKIAVPFSGVVMVLLGIPFALRTGRSGGVAMGVGAGVAIGFAYFIINAAIQSYGRSGVLPPVVAAWGANLIFVLTGIWLSMTVRQQ; encoded by the coding sequence ATGGGCATCGTCAGTCGGTACGTTGCACGTACCTGGTGCAGGCTCTTCGTAGTCTGCCAGGGAGGATTCCTGACGGTCTATCTGATTCTGGATTTCATGGAAAAGCTGGGACGCTTTCTGAAAGCCGGGGCCAGCTTCGGCCAGATCGGAACGTTCTTTCTGTTCAAAATTCCGGAAATGGTGGGACAGACCATGCCCTTTGCCGTGCTGATGGCGACCTTGCTGGCGCTGGGGCTGCTCTCCCGCAGCAGCGAGCTGACGGCACTGCGCAGTTGTGGCCGCTCCATCCCGCAGATCGTGATGCCGATCCTGCTTCTGGGGGCGGTCTGTAGTGGTTTCATGCTGTTCAACGCCGAGTTCGTCGTGCCGGATAGCTACCGTCGCATGGAGTATGTCGAGAAGGTGCTGATCCGCAAGCAGGGGATCAATACCTTCTTCCGGCTCAACAACATCTGGTTCCGTTCGGAGGAGCGCATACTCCAGGCCAGTGTTTTCGATCCCCAGGCCCGCATGCTGAAAGGGGTTACGGTTTGGGAGCTGTCGCCGGCGATGGAGCCGCTGCGGCGACTCGATGCTGAGCAGGCGGTGCCGGTGGCCGGGGGGTGGCGACTGGAGCGGGTGACCGACCGTACGTTTTCAAGCGGGGGAGCGGTACGGAAGCTGGCGGTCCTTGCACTTCCCCTTTCCCTCAAGGTGGATGATCTGCGGGTGCTGGACAACAACGCCGATAACCTAAGCTTCCGCCAGTTGCGCGAATATGCCCACAGTCTTGAAAAAGGAGGCTATGCGGCGGGGCGTTGGCTAACCATGATGCACGCCAAGATCGCCGTGCCGTTCAGCGGTGTGGTAATGGTGCTGCTGGGAATCCCCTTTGCGCTCAGGACTGGGCGCTCCGGCGGCGTGGCCATGGGGGTGGGGGCCGGTGTCGCTATCGGTTTTGCCTATTTCATCATCAATGCCGCCATACAGTCCTATGGCCGCAGCGGCGTACTCCCCCCCGTGGTCGCCGCCTGGGGGGCCAACCTGATCTTCGTGCTGACCGGCATCTGGCTGTCCATGACGGTCAGGCAGCAGTAG
- a CDS encoding ATP-binding protein, with amino-acid sequence MRLLQTLVLLITALLLPVSSGLAEHQPSPVTLTAAEQQWLKAHPVITLAPDPDFKPIEYFDAHGTYQGAAADIIRILEKKLGITITIVRPRNWDDALARFKNHEVDLLGAMVRTPDRERFALFSDPLVTIPGGIFTRSGSAESLTLKQLAGKKVAVVSNYTAHDMLQSHYPDIILDVVPDIATGLAKVSLGMVDAYVENMANATFYAQESGITNLHLAGTTDFDYRWGIGIRKDWPELQAILNKGLAVISAKERKQAINRWIHIEGQKWRPSVLFISTALASLCMVLLVLVVYWNYLLRTTVNERTASLREELQEREKAEAALRDLTSQLEERVRERTAELQEQVTERLKSEERLKASEQNYRRIARLTSDFVHKCIRRRTEPFRITWIGGAVKSISGYRAEEIYALGCWLPLVHPDDRERVAAHLFSLVPGDRKQIEFRLVTRDGVVRWISETCHCEAGRTGDELVLYGSSTDITERKQLEDALRLTRVSVEAASDAIYWIAPDARIVDVNPAACRLLGYNREEILQLSVPDIDAQYNAELWPRHFRELEQQGTLTFESTQRARDGRLIPVEIVANYVHFEDAVRNCAFVRDITERKRVEEELRAAKAAAEAANSAKSEFLANMSHEIRTPMNGVIGNAQLLRFTSLTGEQEQYLENIETEARNLISLINDVLDISKIEAGKIELEHTPFRLRGCISDVIGPQEARIRAKGLTLSVDVGHALPDQLIGDQLRLKQILFNLVGNAIKFTESGTIRLQVASCAHEYAAVRLRFSVIDTGIGIRAELLEQIFAPFSQADASTTRRFGGTGLGLSICRRLVGLMEGELSVESREGEGSAFHVVLPFRIEELPASLAERTEPVAKIPAWEGRTLRILLADDSRTNREMTTRLLQRFSHEVIPVPDGAAALERWRDGRFDVILMDVQMPVMDGIEATRIIREQEREQGRHTPIIALTAHALTEHREHLLASGFDGYVSKPLDLGLLHEEMKRVCATAA; translated from the coding sequence ATGCGTTTGCTGCAGACTCTGGTCCTGCTGATTACGGCACTGTTGCTCCCTGTGAGCAGCGGGTTGGCGGAACACCAGCCCTCCCCGGTGACACTCACCGCTGCCGAACAGCAGTGGCTGAAAGCCCATCCGGTCATCACCCTGGCTCCCGATCCCGATTTCAAACCGATCGAGTATTTCGACGCGCACGGCACCTACCAGGGGGCAGCAGCCGACATCATCCGTATTCTCGAAAAAAAACTCGGCATAACGATAACCATTGTCCGTCCCCGGAACTGGGACGATGCCCTGGCCAGATTCAAAAACCACGAAGTGGATCTGCTGGGAGCCATGGTCAGAACCCCCGACCGGGAGCGGTTCGCGCTCTTCAGCGATCCCCTGGTGACTATTCCCGGAGGCATCTTTACCCGCAGCGGTTCCGCTGAATCCCTCACCCTGAAACAACTTGCGGGGAAAAAGGTGGCCGTGGTTTCCAACTATACGGCCCACGACATGCTGCAATCCCACTACCCCGATATTATCCTCGACGTTGTTCCCGACATCGCCACCGGACTTGCCAAGGTGTCGCTGGGGATGGTGGATGCCTATGTGGAAAACATGGCCAACGCCACCTTCTACGCCCAGGAGTCCGGGATTACCAACCTCCATCTGGCCGGCACCACCGATTTCGACTATCGCTGGGGGATCGGCATCCGCAAGGACTGGCCGGAACTGCAGGCGATTCTGAACAAGGGACTGGCTGTCATCAGCGCCAAAGAGCGCAAACAGGCCATCAACCGCTGGATTCACATCGAAGGGCAAAAATGGCGTCCAAGCGTCCTTTTCATCAGCACCGCCCTGGCTTCTCTCTGCATGGTTCTGCTGGTTCTCGTCGTCTACTGGAACTATCTGCTGCGCACGACGGTCAACGAACGCACGGCGTCGCTGCGGGAGGAACTGCAGGAGCGGGAAAAGGCGGAAGCGGCCTTGAGGGACCTGACCAGTCAACTGGAGGAACGGGTCCGCGAGCGGACCGCAGAGTTGCAGGAACAGGTTACCGAGCGACTGAAATCGGAAGAACGGCTGAAAGCCAGCGAACAGAACTATCGCCGCATCGCCCGGCTGACCTCGGATTTTGTCCATAAATGCATCCGCAGGAGAACGGAGCCGTTCAGAATAACCTGGATCGGCGGTGCGGTGAAGAGCATCTCGGGATACCGCGCTGAAGAGATTTACGCACTGGGATGCTGGCTTCCCCTGGTGCATCCGGACGACCGGGAGCGGGTTGCCGCGCACCTGTTCAGCCTGGTGCCGGGCGACAGGAAGCAGATCGAATTCAGGTTGGTCACCAGGGATGGAGTCGTGCGCTGGATCTCCGAAACATGCCACTGCGAAGCGGGCCGGACAGGGGACGAACTGGTTCTGTACGGTTCATCCACGGATATCACCGAACGCAAGCAGCTTGAGGATGCGCTGCGGCTTACCCGTGTCAGCGTGGAGGCGGCATCGGACGCCATCTACTGGATCGCGCCGGACGCCCGCATCGTCGATGTCAACCCGGCCGCCTGCCGTCTGCTCGGCTACAATCGTGAAGAGATCCTGCAACTATCGGTCCCCGACATTGATGCCCAATACAATGCGGAACTCTGGCCCCGGCATTTCAGGGAGCTCGAACAGCAGGGAACCCTGACCTTCGAATCGACGCAGCGTGCCAGGGACGGGCGGTTGATTCCGGTGGAAATCGTGGCCAACTACGTCCATTTCGAGGATGCGGTTCGCAACTGCGCCTTTGTCAGGGATATCACCGAGCGCAAACGGGTCGAGGAAGAACTGCGTGCGGCAAAGGCCGCCGCCGAGGCGGCCAATTCGGCCAAGAGCGAATTTCTCGCCAACATGAGTCACGAAATTCGCACCCCCATGAACGGCGTCATCGGCAACGCCCAGTTGTTGCGCTTCACCAGCCTGACCGGGGAGCAGGAACAGTACCTGGAAAATATCGAAACCGAGGCGCGAAACCTGATCTCGCTGATCAACGACGTACTGGACATCTCCAAAATCGAAGCGGGCAAGATCGAGCTGGAGCATACGCCGTTCAGACTGCGCGGCTGCATCAGCGACGTGATCGGGCCGCAGGAGGCGCGAATACGCGCAAAGGGGCTCACCCTCTCGGTCGACGTCGGGCATGCGCTTCCGGACCAGTTGATCGGCGATCAGTTGCGCCTGAAACAGATACTGTTCAACCTGGTGGGCAATGCCATCAAATTCACCGAATCCGGCACCATACGGCTGCAGGTGGCGAGCTGTGCGCATGAATACGCTGCCGTACGCCTTCGTTTCAGCGTCATCGACACCGGCATCGGCATCAGGGCGGAACTGTTGGAGCAGATATTTGCACCGTTCAGCCAGGCCGATGCCTCAACCACCCGCCGGTTCGGCGGCACGGGTCTGGGACTCTCCATCTGCAGGCGGCTGGTGGGGCTGATGGAAGGGGAGCTGTCGGTTGAAAGCCGCGAGGGGGAGGGCAGCGCGTTCCACGTCGTTCTGCCGTTTCGTATCGAAGAACTGCCCGCTTCCCTGGCGGAACGGACAGAGCCGGTTGCGAAAATTCCGGCCTGGGAGGGCAGGACACTGCGCATTCTGCTTGCCGACGACAGCCGAACCAACCGCGAAATGACGACCCGCCTGCTACAGCGTTTTTCCCATGAGGTCATCCCCGTGCCGGACGGTGCCGCCGCCCTGGAACGGTGGCGCGACGGCAGGTTCGACGTTATCCTGATGGATGTGCAGATGCCGGTCATGGACGGAATCGAGGCCACGCGGATCATCCGGGAACAGGAGCGGGAACAGGGGCGTCATACGCCGATCATTGCCCTGACGGCCCATGCCCTGACCGAGCACCGGGAGCATCTGCTGGCATCGGGGTTCGACGGTTACGTTTCCAAACCGCTGGATCTGGGCCTGCTGCATGAAGAGATGAAGCGGGTCTGCGCTACTGCTGCCTGA
- a CDS encoding LysR family transcriptional regulator, giving the protein MQLDCFKTLVETVAMGSFSRAAENLFVTQSTVSRRIQLLEEHYGVQLLDRSSPVLAPTEAGRIVLERATRILNLERELTQRILDLKQNPGVSFCCTPAFGIAYLPEIMKRFMLSHSSISGIKFFFELPDKVIEGLRAGSYQAGIIEHFEQYDLEGFESVPLPDDELVFVSAPSLGLKEDAAIDDLLRHDLYVRMEGCCSSRLLAHNMKSIGRSCSEFVRTVVCADLHLIIDTVSEGNGITFTSRSLVEQQVRSGILRMHRIPGFRHIQQRTMLLGRSSAASPLLQDFVQQIRAAFESSAAPS; this is encoded by the coding sequence ATGCAGCTGGACTGTTTCAAAACCCTTGTGGAGACGGTAGCGATGGGCAGTTTTTCCCGGGCCGCCGAAAACCTGTTCGTCACCCAGTCAACGGTTTCCCGCCGGATACAACTTCTTGAGGAACATTACGGCGTCCAGCTGCTGGACCGAAGCAGCCCGGTGCTGGCTCCCACCGAAGCCGGCAGGATCGTTCTCGAAAGGGCAACCCGCATTCTGAATCTGGAGCGGGAACTGACCCAACGCATATTGGACCTGAAACAGAACCCCGGCGTCAGCTTCTGCTGCACCCCGGCCTTCGGCATCGCCTACCTGCCGGAGATCATGAAGCGGTTCATGCTTTCCCACTCCTCCATCTCGGGCATCAAATTCTTTTTCGAACTGCCGGACAAGGTGATCGAAGGGCTGCGTGCCGGCAGCTATCAGGCCGGAATCATCGAGCATTTCGAGCAGTACGATCTGGAAGGATTCGAAAGCGTTCCCCTGCCGGACGACGAACTGGTATTTGTAAGCGCCCCCTCCCTCGGCCTGAAGGAAGACGCGGCCATCGACGACCTGCTCCGCCACGACCTGTACGTACGGATGGAAGGCTGCTGCTCAAGCAGGTTGCTGGCCCACAACATGAAGAGCATCGGCAGGAGCTGCTCTGAGTTCGTCCGCACCGTCGTCTGTGCCGACCTCCACCTGATCATCGACACCGTATCGGAAGGAAACGGCATCACCTTCACATCACGCTCACTGGTTGAACAGCAGGTGCGGAGCGGAATTCTCAGGATGCACCGGATTCCCGGTTTCCGGCATATCCAGCAGCGAACCATGCTGCTGGGCCGCTCATCCGCCGCCTCACCGCTCTTGCAGGATTTCGTGCAGCAGATCAGGGCCGCCTTCGAAAGCAGCGCAGCCCCCTCCTGA